DNA from Synechococcus sp. CBW1108:
CTTGGTGCGGAAACGATCGTCGGCCAGCTCGGCAATCACTTCGCCATTGCCGATCTTGCTGCCAGGAGCGGTGTTGAGGCGGTAGCGAATGTTGTCCTTGCCCTCCAGATGCCAGATCTCGCCGGAGTGGGTGGATTCACCCACCAATTTGCAGTCCTTGAGAGTGAGGCTGGAGGTGACGATCTGCACCTCGCGGGAGTCGCCAGCGCTCTCGCGCAGACGCACCGCTCCGCCGTATTCACTCACCAGCCGGCTCTCGGCCAGTACCTCTCCTGTGGTGACAGCCTTGTTGCCGTCCACCACGGGCAGGGCATTGGGGGGCAGGTTGTAGACGTCGCCGCTGAACACCCACATCCGGCCCAGGCGCTGGGCCTTGAGGGTGATGTTTCCCTGGCGGTCGGTGACCTCCCTGGGCTGGATGGCTTCCTCGTAGCGCACCTGGCCGGCCAGGTCACAGATCACATCCTTGGTGGCCTTCTCCACGCTCTTTTTGACTGTCACCCCAGCGGCGATCTGGGCCAGGATCGTGTCGCCCGGCACGAAGTCGCCATCGGCGACAAACAGGATCGAGCCATTGACGATATCCAGCTTCTGCAGCTTGCCGTTGTCGCTGGGCTTCACCGTCAAGGAGAAATCGGTTTCGGCCAGTTGGGCCTCCACCCCGTGGGGGGTGCGGAAGCCCCGCACCCGGGCCTTTGGCCCGAATTCGATCGTGCCATCCACCAGGGAGCGCACCACGCCAGTTTCGGCCGTGGAAACCCCGCCGGTGTGGAAGGTGCGCATGGTGAGCTGGGTGCCGGGCTCACCGATCGACTGGGCCGCCACGATGCCGACGGCTTCACCCAGATCAACGAGTTGGTTGTGGGCCAGGGCCCAGCCGTAACACTTGCGGCACACCGAACGGGAGGCCTCACAGGTGAGCGGTGAACGCACCTTCACGGTTTTGACGCCGCCGGCTTCAATCCGCAGCGAGAGGGGCGGATCGATTTCTCCGTCGCGCTCAACCAGGGTTTCGCCGTCTTCACTGACCACGGGCTCGGCGGCCAGGCGGCCGATCAGCTTGCTGCCGAACTTGCCCTTCTCATCGGCATCAATGGGGATACTGCGCGTGGTGCCGCAGTCGTCTTCCCGCACAATCACGTCCTGGGCCACGTCCACCAGCCGGCGGGTGAGATAGCCAGAGTCGGCCGTGCGCAGGGCTGTGTCGACCAGACCCTTGCGGGCGCCGTAGGAGGAGATCACGTATTCGGTGACCGTGAGTCCCTCGCGGAAATTGGTGCGGATCGGCAGGTCGATGATCTCCCCTTGCGGGTTGGCCATCAGGCCGCGCATGCCCACGAGCTGGCGCACCTGGGACATGTTCCCCCGGGCGCCGGAGTTGGCCATCATCCAGACCGAATTGAGGGGATCGTTTTCGTTGAAGTTGCGGCGCACCGCTGCCACAAGACGCTCGTTGGTTTCGGTCCAGGTGTCGATGACCTTGGTGTGCCGTTCCACCTCGGTGATCTCGCCGAGCCGGTAGCGCTCCTCCGTGGCGGTGATCTGCTCTTCGGCTTCGGCCAGCAGGGCTGCCTTATCACTGGGAATGCGCAGATCGTCTACGGAGATCGATACGGCAGCCTGGGTGGCGTAGTGGAAGCCCAGGTCTTTGAGCTCGTCGGCCATCGAGGCCGTGGTAGCGGTGCCGTGGTGCTTGTAGGCCCAGGCCACCAGGTTGCGCAGGGCCTTCTTGTCGATGATGCGGTTGCGGAATGGCGGCGCCTGCTTGCTCAAGGCGGCGTTGCTGATTGTGGCGGCGACTTCCAGGGCGGCAGCCTCGGCGGCTTTCTTGGCGGCCTTCTTGCTGATTTTTTTAGCGGGGGTGGCGGTCATGGCTGCGCGCGGTGTGGAGACTGGAAAAGGGTGAAAAACGTGAACCCTGCTGGCTGGGGTTCCTAGACGGCCGTCAGGTCGCAGCCACGGCGTCGATGATGGTGTGATTGATAACCACCCGGCCCACGGTGGTGAGCAGGTAGCGACTGATCAGGGCTCCGTCCTCATCGAAACGGTCGCGGCGATAGAGCCACTGCTCGATACGGGTGCCGTCGCTGAGGGTCTCCTCCTTCTGGGGCTGCTTCTCTTCGTCATCACTTTCAACCTCGCCGCTGAAGCGCACCCACACCCAATCGTGCAGGATCAGATGCTTTTCTTCGAAGGCATCGATCACATCATCGAGGCTGGCGAAGGTCTTGGAGCGGTCGCCAAACTCAGGCTTGATGGCACCGGGCTGCTCGGCCGTCAGGTAGTAGGCACCCAGCACCATGTCCTGGGACGGGGTGATGATCGGCTCGCCGGTGGCCGGCGAGAGGATGTTGTTGCTGGCCAGCATCAGCATGCGGGCCTCGGTCTGGGCCTCAATCGCCAGGGGCACGTGCACGGCCATCTGGTCACCGTCGAAGTCGGCGTTGAAGGCTGGGCACACCAGGGGGTGCAGCTGGATGGCGCGGCCATCCACCAGCTTCGGCTCGAAGGCCTGGATGCCAAGACGGTGCAGGGTCGGGGCCCGGTTGAGCAGGATCGGGTGACCTTCGATCACCTCCTGCAGCACCTGCATCACCTCATCGTCGGCCCTCTGGATAAGCTTCTTGGCGGCCTTGATGTTGTTGACGATGTTCTGACGGATCAGGCGGTGGATCACGAAGGGCTGGAACAGCTCGATCGCCATCTCCTTGGGCAGGCCGCACTGGTGCATCTTGAGCTTCGGTCCCACCACGATCACGGAACGACCTGAGTAATCGACCCGCTTGCCGAGCAGGTTCTGGCGGAAACGGCCCTGCTTGCCCTCGATGATGTCGCTGAGCGACTTGAGGGCCCGGTTGTTGGCACCCACCACGGTGCGGCCCCGGCGACCGTTGTCGATCAGGGCATCGACGGCCTCCTGCAGCATCCGCTTTTCGTTGCGAACGATGATTTCAGGGGCCAGGATCTCCTGCAAGCGGGCCAGCCGGTTGTTGCGGTTGATCACCCGCCGGTAGAGGTCATTGAGATCGCTGGTGGCAAAGCGGCCGCCATCGAGCTGCACCATGGGCCGCAGGTCTGGCGGG
Protein-coding regions in this window:
- a CDS encoding DNA-directed RNA polymerase subunit gamma, producing the protein MSNSNLRTENHFDYVKITLASPERIMEWGQRTLPNGQVVGEVTKPETINYRTLKPEMDGLFCEKIFGPSKDWECHCGKYKRVRHRGIVCERCGVEVTESRVRRHRMGFIKLAAPVSHVWYLKGIPSYVAILLDMPLRDVEQIVYFNCYVVLDPGDHKDLTYKQLLTEDEWLEIEDQIYAEDSDIENEPIVGIGAEALKQLLEDLELNETAEQLREEIAASKGQKRAKLIKRLRVIDNFIATNARPTWMVLDVIPVIPPDLRPMVQLDGGRFATSDLNDLYRRVINRNNRLARLQEILAPEIIVRNEKRMLQEAVDALIDNGRRGRTVVGANNRALKSLSDIIEGKQGRFRQNLLGKRVDYSGRSVIVVGPKLKMHQCGLPKEMAIELFQPFVIHRLIRQNIVNNIKAAKKLIQRADDEVMQVLQEVIEGHPILLNRAPTLHRLGIQAFEPKLVDGRAIQLHPLVCPAFNADFDGDQMAVHVPLAIEAQTEARMLMLASNNILSPATGEPIITPSQDMVLGAYYLTAEQPGAIKPEFGDRSKTFASLDDVIDAFEEKHLILHDWVWVRFSGEVESDDEEKQPQKEETLSDGTRIEQWLYRRDRFDEDGALISRYLLTTVGRVVINHTIIDAVAAT